From a single Calothrix sp. NIES-2098 genomic region:
- a CDS encoding nuclear transport factor 2, whose protein sequence is MTAAEFKATTQATAGENVTGEFYIEGITETSILRYFQTLNAGEFTATAALFAEDGVMYPPFESGFVGPDAIATYLEQEARDIKADPHKGITEILENEQIQIQVAGKALTSWCGVNVLWLFILNQEQQIKEAKIKLLASPQELIALRRD, encoded by the coding sequence ATGACAGCTGCTGAATTTAAAGCTACGACACAAGCAACTGCTGGGGAAAATGTCACGGGAGAATTTTATATAGAGGGAATCACAGAAACTAGCATTCTGCGTTACTTTCAAACTTTAAACGCCGGAGAATTTACCGCTACGGCTGCCTTGTTTGCTGAAGATGGTGTAATGTATCCACCATTTGAATCTGGTTTTGTGGGGCCAGATGCGATCGCGACTTATCTAGAACAAGAGGCTAGAGATATTAAAGCAGATCCGCACAAGGGAATTACTGAGATTTTAGAAAACGAGCAAATTCAAATTCAGGTAGCAGGCAAAGCCCTAACATCTTGGTGTGGTGTTAATGTTTTATGGCTATTTATCCTGAACCAAGAACAGCAAATTAAAGAAGCGAAAATTAAACTCTTAGCTTCTCCTCAAGAATTAATCGCTTTACGTCGCGATTAA
- a CDS encoding putative iron-sulfur cluster binding protein translates to MNHSAITTSDVVKQKAKELGFDKVGIAAVEGVDQTAAQQLQAWIALGYNADMEWMANPKRQDIRLVMPEVRSLVCVGLNYYTPHQRPEGEEYAKISRYGWGRDYHKVMHKKLKALSTWLQSLDRGIQARYYADTGPVQDKVWAQRAGIGWLAKNGNVITREYGSWVFLGEILTNLELESDRPSSEHCGTCTRCLEACPTGAITKPYLVDANRCIAYHTIENRAEKLPETVKSHLQGWVAGCDICQDVCPWNLRFAQNTNVAEFNPYPGNLAPKLIELAEISDEEWEQKFPASALRRIKPEMLRRNARANLDASRQKNDSESNYL, encoded by the coding sequence ATGAATCACTCTGCCATAACCACAAGCGATGTGGTCAAGCAAAAGGCTAAGGAGTTGGGATTTGATAAAGTAGGAATTGCTGCTGTAGAAGGGGTAGATCAGACAGCGGCACAGCAGTTGCAAGCGTGGATAGCACTAGGTTATAACGCTGATATGGAATGGATGGCTAATCCAAAGCGTCAGGATATTCGTTTAGTCATGCCAGAAGTGCGATCGCTTGTTTGTGTAGGTCTCAATTACTACACACCACATCAACGTCCTGAAGGTGAAGAATACGCTAAAATTTCTCGTTATGGCTGGGGAAGAGATTATCACAAGGTGATGCACAAGAAACTCAAGGCACTGAGTACTTGGTTACAATCGCTTGATCGAGGTATTCAGGCTCGTTATTACGCAGATACAGGCCCCGTACAGGATAAAGTTTGGGCACAAAGAGCTGGTATTGGTTGGCTAGCCAAAAATGGTAACGTAATTACGCGAGAGTATGGTTCTTGGGTTTTTTTGGGAGAAATTCTCACAAATCTGGAACTAGAAAGCGATCGCCCATCATCCGAACATTGTGGAACCTGTACTCGCTGTCTTGAAGCTTGTCCGACTGGTGCAATTACCAAACCCTATCTAGTAGATGCTAATCGCTGTATTGCATATCATACGATTGAAAATCGAGCCGAAAAATTACCTGAAACAGTTAAATCTCATTTACAAGGCTGGGTTGCAGGTTGTGATATCTGCCAAGATGTTTGTCCGTGGAATCTACGTTTTGCCCAGAACACTAATGTGGCAGAATTTAATCCTTATCCTGGGAATCTGGCACCCAAGCTGATAGAATTAGCAGAAATCTCAGATGAGGAGTGGGAACAGAAATTTCCAGCATCAGCCTTGAGGCGGATTAAACCAGAAATGTTACGACGTAATGCCCGTGCTAATCTTGACGCATCCAGGCAAAAGAATGACTCAGAAAGTAATTATCTTTGA
- a CDS encoding putative outer membrane adhesin, with protein MAVNPGDIAFVGVNSTDPDQFAILALKAIGPGDTFYVTDGGYISPTNAANTTFRATEGFLQYTAPAGGIAAGSVILINAGSGNPPSVSLNGGGAAGTVTLLPNSSNNTTNLSFSTSGDSLTVYTVTSGTYLTGTPTLITFIDFGVNPYGSGSAQASNIPTISGGQVLDLANLDNAIFTNASNVYSQTISDLSTASNFTQRETTPYDLTTLASSPITTIPSVTLSVSPNTGSEAEQTAITVTVTAASAVSGDQTVTLGVSGTNITTDDYALNNTTTNAVTITIPNGRTTGTVTFKIADDTQLEGTETATLSISNPSSGIALGNVTTQNITITDNDSVVDLSKYVRIGRYDLPEPTRTAAPANSLLAKEASAVTYNWDTDTLFVVGDGGTSIVQVTKTGQLINSMTLAPGSSPQGTEFYDTEGLTYVGNGKFVLTEERYRQANLFTYVAGGTLQRSDVQTVKLGTTVGNIGIEGISYDPLTSGFIAVKELNPEGILQTGIDFNAGTATNGSPTTDNSTNLFNPALANLADFSDVFALSNLPALSGTPDYNNLLILSQESGKIVNIDRSGNIQSSLTIIGDPDNPLSVTDQTNEGLTMDRNGILYVVNENGGGDANHPQLWVYAPSSVPNQAPTAIALKNQVNAIAENTSTTTRIKVADIAITDDGLGTNNLTVTGSDANFFEVDSTGLYIKAGTVLDYETKTSYSININVDDPSVGSNPDVSTPYTLNITDVVNEGSASTSLKITEVAPWSSGNSPLAADWFEVTNTGPSAVNITGWKIDDNSNSFGSAVALNGITNIAAGESVIFIESSDPGVIQNFKALWFGANAPANLQIGTYSGSGVGLSTSGDAVNLFDGSGTLQANVTFSASPGSAPFSTFDNSPGLNNAAISQLSTIGQNGAFVAVNDINEIGSPATIAAPSPASPVFNFSTGSYSIAEGNTPGFSTNATVRIYRTGDVSGTNSVQLKLSDGTATGSGLSAPVQSTLQGPSTGSTPYILPVASGVKVISLLTTDNTGANPDDTVPKVGGGTYGMDGIPDGLGAFDNGDGTFTVLMNHELGNTNGVVRDRGAKGAYVSKFVIDKSTLQVVSGEDLIEQIYGWNSTTQSVDTTAPITLAINRFCSADLPAVTAFYNPNTGLGSQARIFMNGEEGGATGYQFATVVTGADAGKAYILGKFNLSTNGSGLSGVGGWENALANPYAQDKTIVIGNNDGGTGIMNNAVAVYVGTKQSTGTEVDKAGLTNGTLKFINVVGNSAEIANATTRATNIISSTRFTLSSTASTTFSRPEDGAWNPLDPRQYFFATTDRLDQVSDGVGTQIGQTRLWRLTFDDITNPDAGGTIDLLVDGDTVNGVKVNMFDNITIDKYGHILLQEDVGGAAHNGRIWQYDIATDTLKQIAKHDPDRFGDIGKVATSPFNNDEESSGIIDVQDILGPGWFLTSDQAHYTTGVTTSQVEGGQLLAIFNPDTYNAAIDYNNTPITVTFNPGETYKDVQIPIAGDFTPEANETVNLSLVNPSAGTVIGTKQPTAVLTINNDDLPPSARIHDIQGAGHISPLNGQNVTNVPGIVIAVASNGFYLQDPNPDNDDRTSEGIFVFTSSVPTVAVGDYIQVSGKVSEFRPGSNANNVTTTEIINPTINKLSSGNSLPAAIFLGNGGRTIPTTVIEDDSTNVETNGSFDPANDGIDFYESLEGMRVQINNPVATSPTNDFGEVWVLADNGVNATSKTARGGSLINQTDFNPERIQIDDNLFSGGTPKVSVGAKFGTIVGVVDYNFNNYEVLPTTAPTVVTPSTLTKEVTNLTATSSQLTVATFNVENLDPGDGATKFNNLAARIVNNLKSPDIISLEEIQDNNGATNDSVVDASVTYQTLINAIASAGGPTYQYRQINPVDDTNGGEPGGNIRVGFLFNPNRVSFVDRPGGTSTSNTIVSNVGGTATLSASPGLVDPTNSAFNSSRKPLVGEFTFNGQTVYVIGNHFNSKGGDQPLYGPNQPPTLSSEVQRQQQATIVKNFVQSILAINPNANVVVAGDLNDFEFSNPLNTLKSAGLSALIETLPANERYTYNFEGNAQTLDHILVSNNLFNKLDGYDVVHINSEFSDQDSDHDPSVARFNLLANQAPTAVNLNNQRNSINENSDTSSQVKVAEIAIADDGLGTNNLSLTGVDASFFEIENSVLYLKAGTNLDYESKSSYNVMVAVDDPAVGNTPDATANFTLTVNDVNEAPKAVNLNNQVNSINENSDTISRVRVADIVIADDALGTNNLSLTGADASFFEIDNSVLYLKAGTNLDYESKSSYKVTVAVDDPTVGNNPDATASFSLSVTDVNEAPVANNDSATTSDIKPVTINVLANDSDPDSDPLSISSFTNPNGGTVVKNQDNTFTYTPDIGFSGSDSFAYTASDGKGGTDTATVNLTVNRISTGIFGTLNQDNLTGTNQKDLIGGLAGDDSLKGGNGEDTIYGGLGNDSLNGENGNDILYGNDGNDSLDGGNGNDTLYGDSGNDTLIGGNGDDLLVGGKGSDFLTGSNGSDRFYLTGKSTGEFDTITDFVHGVDSIVISKSEFGLSQLPGVLNSSLFWSGTSANTPSNRFIYNSSTGNLFFDADGIGSTTQIQIAQLTNRAMLTSSDITVIA; from the coding sequence GTGGCAGTTAATCCTGGCGATATCGCTTTTGTTGGCGTAAATTCTACCGATCCAGATCAGTTTGCAATCCTTGCCTTAAAAGCAATTGGTCCTGGTGATACGTTCTATGTAACTGATGGTGGTTACATCTCACCCACGAATGCCGCAAACACAACGTTTCGGGCAACGGAAGGTTTCCTTCAGTACACAGCACCGGCTGGGGGAATCGCTGCGGGTAGTGTCATCCTGATTAATGCTGGCAGTGGTAATCCTCCATCGGTCTCTCTCAATGGTGGCGGTGCTGCCGGAACTGTGACACTTCTTCCTAATAGCAGTAATAACACCACCAATTTATCATTTTCCACAAGTGGTGATTCACTCACTGTCTATACAGTTACAAGTGGGACATACTTGACTGGCACACCCACGCTGATTACTTTTATTGACTTTGGCGTTAATCCTTATGGTTCGGGTTCAGCGCAAGCATCCAACATCCCGACAATTTCTGGAGGTCAGGTTCTCGACCTTGCTAATCTCGACAATGCAATCTTCACCAATGCCTCAAATGTATACTCTCAGACTATTTCTGATCTGAGTACTGCTAGTAACTTCACCCAACGGGAGACAACACCCTACGACCTCACCACACTGGCTTCATCTCCCATCACGACAATACCTAGCGTTACTCTTTCGGTTAGTCCTAACACAGGTTCTGAAGCAGAGCAAACAGCAATTACTGTTACTGTCACAGCCGCTAGTGCGGTTTCTGGGGATCAGACAGTTACTTTAGGTGTAAGCGGCACAAACATCACAACAGATGACTACGCCCTCAATAATACGACGACGAATGCCGTCACTATCACAATTCCCAACGGTCGGACAACAGGTACTGTGACTTTCAAGATTGCTGATGATACACAACTTGAGGGAACCGAAACCGCAACTCTGAGCATTAGCAACCCCTCTTCTGGAATTGCCTTGGGAAATGTAACGACTCAAAACATTACAATTACCGACAACGATAGCGTTGTAGATTTGTCTAAGTATGTCCGGATTGGTCGGTATGATTTACCTGAACCAACCCGTACTGCTGCACCAGCCAACAGTTTGCTTGCCAAAGAAGCCTCAGCAGTGACCTACAACTGGGACACGGACACGCTGTTTGTTGTTGGGGATGGTGGGACATCGATTGTTCAGGTTACAAAAACCGGACAGCTAATCAACTCCATGACATTAGCTCCTGGCAGTAGTCCCCAAGGCACAGAATTTTATGATACGGAAGGATTAACTTACGTTGGCAATGGCAAATTTGTCCTCACCGAAGAGCGCTACAGACAAGCTAACTTGTTTACGTATGTTGCAGGTGGCACGCTGCAAAGATCTGACGTTCAAACCGTCAAGCTTGGTACAACAGTTGGCAATATTGGGATTGAAGGCATCTCCTACGACCCATTGACAAGCGGATTCATTGCTGTAAAAGAGTTAAATCCAGAAGGAATTTTACAAACAGGCATCGATTTTAATGCGGGTACTGCAACCAACGGTTCGCCGACAACAGACAATTCAACCAACCTTTTCAATCCGGCTCTGGCAAACCTCGCAGACTTTTCAGATGTTTTCGCTCTATCCAACCTGCCGGCTTTAAGTGGAACGCCAGATTACAACAATCTGCTGATCTTGAGTCAAGAGTCGGGCAAAATTGTCAACATCGATCGCTCTGGAAATATTCAAAGTTCACTAACGATTATCGGCGACCCAGATAATCCGTTGTCTGTGACAGACCAGACTAATGAAGGTCTGACGATGGATCGCAATGGTATTCTATATGTCGTTAATGAAAATGGCGGCGGCGATGCCAACCACCCACAACTCTGGGTCTACGCACCGTCTTCAGTGCCAAATCAAGCTCCAACCGCGATCGCGCTGAAAAATCAGGTTAATGCGATCGCAGAAAATACCAGTACTACAACAAGGATTAAAGTAGCAGATATTGCTATTACTGATGATGGGCTGGGAACCAATAATCTGACGGTGACTGGATCTGATGCCAACTTCTTTGAAGTTGATAGCACTGGATTATACATCAAAGCCGGAACCGTTCTAGATTACGAAACCAAGACCAGCTATAGCATCAATATCAATGTAGACGATCCAAGCGTTGGCAGTAACCCAGATGTAAGCACACCTTACACCCTAAATATTACCGATGTTGTCAATGAAGGTTCTGCCAGTACCTCACTGAAGATTACTGAAGTGGCTCCTTGGTCGAGTGGCAATAGCCCCCTTGCTGCCGATTGGTTTGAGGTGACAAATACTGGCCCCAGTGCGGTAAATATCACTGGTTGGAAGATAGATGATAACTCTAATTCCTTCGGTTCAGCAGTTGCCCTCAATGGCATCACTAACATCGCTGCTGGCGAGTCGGTTATCTTCATCGAAAGTTCCGATCCGGGAGTCATTCAGAACTTCAAAGCCTTATGGTTTGGTGCTAACGCGCCCGCGAATCTGCAAATTGGCACTTACTCTGGTTCAGGGGTTGGCTTAAGTACATCGGGGGATGCCGTTAACCTATTTGACGGCAGTGGCACATTACAAGCTAATGTCACCTTTAGTGCTTCCCCAGGAAGTGCTCCATTCTCAACCTTCGACAATTCACCTGGTCTGAACAATGCGGCTATCTCGCAACTAAGTACCATCGGACAAAATGGTGCTTTTGTTGCAGTGAACGATATCAATGAAATCGGGTCTCCAGCTACAATTGCTGCTCCTTCACCAGCTTCTCCTGTATTCAACTTCAGTACAGGTAGCTACAGTATCGCAGAGGGCAATACACCTGGCTTCTCTACCAACGCCACAGTGCGAATTTACCGCACTGGCGATGTATCTGGCACGAATAGCGTACAGCTAAAGCTAAGTGACGGCACGGCAACAGGTAGCGGTCTTTCTGCTCCTGTGCAAAGTACCCTTCAAGGGCCTAGCACTGGCTCGACCCCTTACATCCTCCCTGTCGCATCGGGTGTAAAGGTAATATCCCTTCTCACCACAGACAACACAGGAGCTAATCCCGACGACACCGTACCTAAAGTGGGCGGTGGCACCTACGGAATGGACGGTATTCCTGATGGTTTGGGAGCTTTCGACAATGGCGATGGCACCTTTACTGTGCTAATGAATCATGAGTTAGGGAACACGAATGGCGTAGTGCGGGATCGTGGTGCAAAAGGTGCTTATGTTTCCAAGTTTGTCATTGACAAGAGTACTCTCCAAGTCGTTTCTGGTGAGGACTTGATCGAGCAAATCTATGGCTGGAACTCTACCACTCAAAGTGTTGACACTACTGCTCCCATCACCCTGGCAATCAACCGCTTTTGCTCTGCTGACCTCCCCGCTGTCACAGCTTTCTACAACCCCAACACAGGACTTGGATCTCAAGCGCGAATTTTCATGAATGGGGAAGAAGGCGGTGCGACAGGTTATCAATTTGCTACGGTTGTCACTGGGGCTGATGCGGGGAAAGCCTACATTCTCGGCAAGTTTAATCTTTCTACCAATGGTTCTGGTTTGTCAGGTGTGGGGGGGTGGGAAAATGCTCTTGCCAATCCCTATGCTCAAGACAAAACTATCGTCATCGGCAACAACGATGGCGGTACTGGCATTATGAATAATGCGGTTGCCGTTTATGTCGGTACAAAGCAAAGCACGGGTACTGAGGTTGACAAAGCTGGTCTTACCAACGGCACCCTCAAGTTTATCAACGTTGTGGGTAACTCTGCGGAAATTGCTAATGCCACAACTCGCGCCACCAATATCATCAGTAGCACTCGATTTACCCTCAGCAGCACCGCCTCAACGACATTCTCCCGCCCCGAAGACGGCGCATGGAACCCCCTCGATCCTCGCCAATACTTCTTCGCCACCACCGATCGCCTTGATCAGGTATCAGATGGAGTCGGAACTCAGATTGGGCAGACCCGCCTATGGCGCTTGACCTTCGATGATATTACTAATCCAGATGCTGGGGGGACAATCGACCTGCTAGTTGATGGTGATACAGTCAATGGTGTAAAAGTCAATATGTTTGACAATATCACCATTGATAAGTACGGTCACATCTTGCTGCAAGAAGATGTGGGTGGTGCAGCACACAATGGCAGGATCTGGCAGTATGACATTGCCACAGACACCCTAAAACAAATTGCAAAACACGATCCCGATCGCTTTGGAGATATTGGTAAAGTTGCAACTTCACCGTTTAATAATGATGAAGAATCTTCTGGAATTATTGATGTTCAAGACATTCTAGGCCCCGGTTGGTTCTTGACTTCTGACCAAGCCCACTACACTACAGGGGTTACAACATCGCAGGTAGAAGGGGGACAGCTACTGGCAATCTTCAACCCGGATACCTACAACGCAGCAATTGATTATAACAACACGCCAATTACGGTTACGTTCAACCCCGGTGAGACGTACAAGGATGTGCAGATTCCGATCGCGGGAGATTTCACACCAGAAGCCAACGAAACCGTTAACTTGAGTTTGGTGAATCCCAGTGCAGGTACAGTCATTGGCACTAAGCAGCCTACCGCAGTGTTAACTATCAATAATGACGATCTACCTCCTAGTGCTCGCATCCATGATATCCAGGGAGCAGGGCATATTTCACCTCTCAATGGTCAGAACGTCACCAATGTTCCAGGTATTGTTATTGCCGTAGCTAGCAACGGATTTTACTTACAAGACCCCAACCCCGATAACGACGATCGCACTTCCGAAGGCATCTTTGTCTTTACTAGTTCTGTTCCTACAGTTGCAGTAGGCGATTACATCCAGGTAAGTGGTAAGGTTTCTGAATTCCGTCCTGGTAGCAATGCTAACAACGTGACTACTACGGAAATTATCAATCCCACAATCAATAAGCTATCTTCAGGTAATAGCTTGCCTGCTGCAATCTTTTTGGGCAACGGTGGTCGCACCATCCCCACAACAGTAATTGAAGACGATTCTACTAATGTAGAAACCAATGGCAGCTTCGATCCGGCGAATGATGGCATTGACTTCTATGAAAGCCTAGAAGGAATGCGGGTGCAAATCAATAACCCAGTTGCCACTAGCCCCACTAACGACTTTGGCGAAGTTTGGGTGTTAGCAGATAACGGAGTCAACGCTACTAGTAAAACCGCTAGAGGCGGTAGCTTAATTAACCAAACCGATTTCAACCCGGAACGCATTCAAATTGATGACAATCTGTTCTCTGGCGGAACACCCAAGGTCAGTGTGGGTGCTAAGTTTGGCACAATTGTCGGTGTAGTAGACTACAACTTTAACAATTACGAAGTCCTGCCAACTACTGCACCGACTGTAGTTACGCCCAGTACCCTAACCAAGGAAGTTACTAATCTTACTGCTACGTCCAGCCAACTAACGGTTGCTACCTTCAACGTTGAAAACCTCGATCCTGGTGATGGTGCTACCAAGTTCAACAACTTGGCTGCCAGAATTGTGAATAACTTGAAATCTCCAGACATTATTTCTCTGGAAGAAATTCAAGACAATAATGGGGCGACGAATGATAGCGTAGTTGATGCCAGCGTTACTTACCAAACATTAATTAATGCGATCGCATCTGCTGGTGGCCCCACATATCAATATCGGCAAATTAACCCAGTAGATGATACTAATGGCGGTGAACCTGGTGGTAATATCCGCGTAGGTTTCTTGTTTAACCCCAATCGTGTCAGCTTTGTAGACCGTCCTGGCGGTACTTCTACCTCCAATACTATAGTTAGCAATGTCGGAGGTACTGCTACACTTTCTGCTAGTCCTGGTTTAGTTGACCCAACAAACTCCGCTTTTAATAGCAGTCGTAAGCCGTTAGTTGGAGAATTTACTTTCAACGGTCAGACTGTATATGTCATCGGCAATCACTTTAACTCTAAAGGTGGCGATCAACCTTTATACGGGCCGAATCAACCACCAACACTCAGCAGCGAAGTACAGCGCCAGCAGCAAGCCACAATAGTGAAAAACTTTGTGCAGAGTATTCTGGCGATTAACCCTAACGCCAATGTGGTTGTAGCAGGTGACTTGAATGATTTCGAGTTCTCTAATCCCCTGAATACGCTCAAAAGTGCCGGACTTAGTGCTTTAATTGAAACTCTACCCGCAAATGAGCGTTATACCTACAACTTTGAAGGTAATGCTCAAACTCTAGATCATATCCTGGTAAGTAACAACTTGTTCAATAAACTCGACGGGTATGATGTAGTACATATCAATTCCGAGTTTTCCGACCAGGATAGCGACCATGACCCCAGCGTCGCTAGGTTTAACTTACTAGCTAATCAAGCACCAACAGCAGTTAACCTGAATAATCAGCGTAATAGTATCAATGAAAACAGTGATACTAGTAGCCAGGTGAAAGTGGCAGAGATTGCGATCGCAGATGATGGTTTAGGTACAAATAACCTGAGTTTAACTGGTGTAGATGCTAGCTTCTTTGAAATCGAAAATTCTGTTTTGTATCTCAAAGCCGGAACCAACCTCGATTACGAAAGTAAATCTAGCTACAACGTTATGGTTGCTGTTGACGATCCCGCAGTTGGTAATACTCCGGATGCTACTGCAAACTTCACTTTGACTGTCAATGATGTTAATGAAGCACCAAAAGCAGTCAACCTCAATAATCAAGTTAATAGTATCAATGAAAACAGTGATACTATTAGCCGAGTCAGAGTGGCAGATATTGTGATCGCAGATGATGCACTGGGTACAAATAACCTGAGTTTAACGGGTGCAGATGCTAGCTTCTTTGAAATCGACAATTCTGTTTTGTATCTCAAAGCGGGAACCAACCTCGATTACGAAAGCAAATCAAGCTACAAAGTTACAGTTGCAGTTGATGACCCGACAGTAGGCAATAATCCTGATGCTACTGCTAGTTTCTCTTTGAGCGTCACCGATGTGAATGAAGCACCAGTGGCTAACAATGATAGCGCCACTACTAGTGATATTAAGCCAGTTACAATTAATGTTCTGGCGAATGATAGCGACCCAGATAGCGATCCACTCAGTATTAGCAGCTTTACTAATCCTAATGGCGGTACGGTGGTGAAAAATCAGGATAATACCTTCACCTATACCCCTGACATTGGCTTTTCTGGTAGTGATAGCTTTGCCTATACCGCCAGCGATGGTAAAGGTGGTACTGACACAGCAACCGTCAACTTGACTGTAAACCGTATTAGTACTGGAATTTTTGGTACTTTAAATCAGGATAATCTCACAGGCACAAACCAAAAAGATCTGATTGGAGGTTTAGCTGGTGATGATTCACTCAAAGGTGGTAACGGTGAAGACACTATCTATGGTGGTCTTGGCAATGACAGCCTTAATGGTGAAAACGGCAACGATATTCTCTACGGTAATGACGGCAACGACAGCCTTGATGGCGGAAATGGTAACGACACCTTATATGGTGATAGCGGCAATGATACTTTAATAGGTGGAAATGGTGATGATCTCTTAGTTGGAGGTAAAGGAAGCGACTTCCTGACTGGTAGTAATGGTAGCGATCGCTTTTATTTAACTGGTAAAAGTACTGGTGAATTCGACACTATCACTGACTTTGTGCATGGAGTTGACTCTATTGTTATCTCCAAGTCGGAATTCGGACTGAGCCAACTACCAGGTGTACTTAACTCCAGCTTGTTCTGGTCTGGTACCAGTGCTAATACGCCGAGCAATCGCTTTATCTACAATTCAAGTACAGGGAACCTATTCTTTGACGCAGATGGAATCGGTAGCACAACACAAATTCAAATAGCCCAGTTAACGAATAGGGCTATGCTTACCAGTAGCGATATTACTGTGATTGCATAG
- a CDS encoding phosphoglycolate phosphatase, producing MTQKVIIFDFDGTIADTVDALVSIANRLALEFGYVQITQQELALLRNLTSREIIKYSGISVFKIPFLVKKVKAELKNKIHEFKPIPGIQEALIELKSQGYKLGIITSNSKDNVHEFLKCNNLANLFDFIYSGVTIFGKRTIINNVLRQKQLKPNEVIYVGDETRDIEASKKANIQVIAVTWGFNSSEVLAKQKPDFLIHHPSELLTVLNNK from the coding sequence ATGACTCAGAAAGTAATTATCTTTGATTTTGATGGCACGATTGCAGATACAGTAGATGCGCTTGTCAGCATTGCTAATCGTTTGGCTTTAGAGTTTGGTTATGTACAGATAACTCAACAGGAGTTAGCTCTACTACGAAATTTAACTTCGAGGGAAATTATTAAATACTCTGGTATCTCTGTGTTTAAGATACCTTTTTTAGTTAAAAAAGTTAAAGCAGAATTAAAAAATAAGATTCATGAATTTAAACCTATTCCAGGAATTCAAGAGGCCTTAATCGAACTTAAATCTCAAGGTTATAAATTAGGAATCATCACGTCTAATTCTAAAGATAATGTGCATGAATTCCTTAAATGCAATAATTTAGCTAATTTATTTGATTTTATCTACTCAGGAGTCACAATTTTTGGCAAAAGAACTATCATTAATAATGTATTACGGCAAAAGCAGCTAAAACCAAATGAAGTCATTTATGTTGGTGACGAGACCAGAGATATTGAAGCATCAAAGAAAGCCAATATCCAGGTAATTGCAGTAACTTGGGGGTTTAATTCATCAGAAGTTTTAGCCAAACAAAAACCAGATTTTTTAATTCATCATCCCAGCGAACTTTTAACGGTTTTAAATAATAAATAG
- a CDS encoding ABC transporter-related protein: MRNDNKSPIIRLENIFKIYGSGETEVKALNNVNLTIDEGEYCSIMGPSGSGKSTAMNIIGCLDRPTSGNYYLDNINVAQMDDKALAHIRNKKLGFVFQQFHLLSQLTALENVMLPMAYAGINITERRDRATEALMRVGLEKRLNNKPTQLSGGQQQRVAIARAIVNRPVVLLADEPTGALDSRTTQEVLNIFSELNASGITVVMVTHEPDVARQTQRIVWFRDGEVIHSHLTPADLTHLAAT; encoded by the coding sequence ATGAGAAATGACAACAAATCACCAATCATTCGTTTAGAAAATATCTTTAAAATCTACGGTAGTGGTGAAACCGAAGTTAAAGCACTAAATAATGTGAATTTGACTATTGATGAAGGTGAATATTGTTCAATTATGGGGCCTTCTGGTTCAGGTAAATCCACAGCCATGAATATTATCGGCTGTTTGGATCGCCCCACCTCTGGAAATTACTATCTAGATAACATTAACGTAGCGCAAATGGACGATAAAGCATTGGCGCACATTCGCAACAAAAAACTAGGGTTTGTCTTTCAACAATTTCACTTATTATCCCAACTCACAGCCTTAGAAAATGTCATGTTACCGATGGCGTATGCTGGAATCAATATCACCGAAAGACGCGATCGCGCTACTGAAGCTTTGATGCGAGTAGGCTTAGAAAAGCGCCTCAACAACAAACCCACTCAACTCTCTGGTGGACAACAACAAAGAGTAGCGATCGCCCGTGCCATTGTCAATCGTCCCGTCGTTCTTCTAGCCGATGAACCCACTGGCGCACTAGATTCACGCACGACTCAAGAAGTCTTAAATATCTTTAGTGAATTGAACGCCAGTGGTATTACAGTAGTTATGGTTACTCATGAACCAGATGTAGCCCGTCAAACCCAACGCATAGTTTGGTTCCGCGACGGTGAAGTTATACACTCCCACCTTACTCCTGCTGATTTAACTCATTTGGCTGCAACGTAA